One stretch of Roseovarius mucosus DNA includes these proteins:
- a CDS encoding LysR family transcriptional regulator has translation MHIEFRHLKTIRAIHQAGGLARAADLLHITQSALSHQIKGLEDQTGVELFVRRSKPLRLSAAGQRLLRLAEKILPEIEALEQEFEGLREGSAGRLHIAIECHACFEWLFPVLERFRKTWGEVDVDIRPGLAFDALPALQKEEVDLVVSSDPEDLPGISFKPLFDYEPVFVASSQHPLAQKPYVEAADFRDEVLITYPVDRSRLDVFTELLTPAKVEPKSIRQVELTAVILLLVASNRGVAVLPDWVVREVKTSTDYVTRPLTATGKTKRLYAAIRDDDADKPYMAYLLKLAREIPVRLQRGDKVGG, from the coding sequence ATGCATATCGAGTTCCGGCACCTGAAAACGATCCGTGCCATTCATCAGGCCGGCGGTTTGGCACGTGCGGCGGACCTGTTGCACATCACCCAATCCGCCCTCAGCCATCAGATCAAGGGGCTTGAGGATCAGACCGGGGTCGAGCTTTTTGTGAGACGTTCCAAACCCTTACGCCTGTCTGCTGCCGGTCAGCGCCTGCTGCGGCTGGCCGAAAAAATCCTGCCCGAGATCGAAGCATTGGAACAGGAATTCGAAGGCCTGCGCGAGGGCAGCGCGGGCCGCCTGCATATCGCGATTGAATGCCACGCCTGTTTCGAATGGCTTTTCCCTGTGCTGGAACGCTTTCGCAAAACCTGGGGCGAGGTCGATGTTGATATTCGCCCCGGTCTGGCCTTTGACGCGCTGCCCGCCCTGCAAAAGGAAGAGGTGGATTTGGTGGTCTCCTCCGACCCCGAGGATCTGCCGGGAATCAGCTTCAAACCGCTCTTTGATTACGAGCCGGTCTTTGTCGCCTCAAGCCAGCATCCTTTGGCGCAGAAACCCTATGTCGAGGCGGCTGACTTTCGCGATGAGGTGCTGATCACCTATCCGGTGGACCGCTCGCGGCTTGATGTCTTTACCGAATTGCTGACCCCGGCCAAGGTCGAACCCAAAAGCATCCGACAGGTCGAACTGACCGCCGTGATCCTGCTTCTGGTCGCCTCCAATCGCGGTGTCGCCGTGCTGCCCGATTGGGTGGTGCGCGAGGTCAAGACCAGCACGGATTACGTGACCCGCCCCCTCACAGCCACAGGCAAGACCAAACGCCTCTATGCCGCCATCCGCGACGATGACGCAGACAAGCCTTATATGGCCTATCTGCTCAAACTCGCCCGCGAAATCCCGGTGCGCCTGCAACGTGGCGATAAGGTGGGGGGCTGA
- the ptsP gene encoding phosphoenolpyruvate--protein phosphotransferase, with protein sequence MSEHFKTDSRQMLGRLRAIMAEDAGGQTRLDQITRLIAEEMRIEVCSIYLFRDEDTLELCATEGLKAEAVHQTRMRMGEGLVGRVARTGEVINTDNAPAEPGFRYMPETGEEAYSSFLGVPIQRLGEKLGVLVVQSKQARLFSDEEIYAVEVVAMVLAEMAELGAFVGEGAAMSARHQQAVLFRGASAQEGTAQGRVWLHEPRVVVTNPIADDPVRELTRLNEAVEALRVGVDRMLNSANGGDKDQTEILEAYRMFANSKGWMRRMEANIDSGLSAEAAVEKEQSAARARMGQVTDAYLRERLHDLDDLSNRLLRILTGQGNETGADMPADPILIARNIGPAELLDYGRTLKGIVLEEGSVGSHAAIVARALAIPLVIHANRITTEALNGDPILVDGDQGIVHLRPDDTVVSAFRDKMAMQAEAQQRYASIRDKPAETLCGQRIKLKMNAGLMADLPSLVGSGAEGVGLFRTELQFLIRNHMPKRAELSELYARVMDAAGEQRVVFRTLDIGSDKVLPYMKPNDEPNPAMGWRAIRVGLDKPGVMRMQLQALIRAAKGRPLTIMFPFVAQRDEFTAARAEMDKALERERILGHPIPAQIEVGAMLETPSLAFAPDDFYSEVDFISVGGNDLKQFFFAADRENERVRRRYDTLNISFLNFLEGIVYRCATLGTPLSFCGEDAGRPIEAACLAAIGFRTLSMRPASIGPVKSLLRRIDLGQLRELIHAERARGAQTVRPAVMDYLRDQM encoded by the coding sequence ATGAGCGAACATTTCAAGACCGACAGCCGCCAGATGCTGGGCCGACTGCGTGCCATCATGGCCGAGGATGCGGGCGGGCAGACGCGGCTTGACCAGATTACCCGCCTCATCGCCGAGGAAATGCGGATCGAGGTGTGCTCGATCTATCTGTTCCGTGACGAGGACACGCTGGAGCTGTGCGCGACAGAGGGTCTCAAGGCCGAGGCCGTGCACCAGACCCGGATGCGTATGGGCGAGGGTCTGGTGGGCCGTGTGGCGCGCACCGGCGAGGTGATCAACACCGACAATGCCCCGGCAGAGCCCGGATTTCGCTACATGCCAGAGACCGGCGAAGAGGCCTATTCGTCGTTTTTGGGTGTGCCGATCCAGCGGCTTGGCGAAAAGCTGGGCGTTCTGGTTGTGCAATCGAAACAGGCGCGGCTGTTCTCAGACGAAGAAATCTACGCGGTCGAGGTGGTGGCCATGGTTCTGGCCGAAATGGCCGAACTGGGCGCTTTTGTGGGCGAAGGGGCCGCCATGTCGGCGCGCCACCAGCAAGCGGTGCTGTTTCGCGGTGCCAGCGCGCAGGAAGGCACGGCGCAGGGCCGGGTCTGGCTGCACGAGCCGCGCGTGGTTGTGACCAATCCCATCGCCGATGATCCGGTGCGTGAATTGACACGGCTGAACGAGGCGGTTGAGGCGCTGCGCGTGGGCGTGGACCGCATGCTGAATTCGGCCAATGGCGGCGACAAGGATCAGACCGAAATTCTGGAAGCCTATCGCATGTTCGCCAACTCCAAAGGCTGGATGCGCCGGATGGAGGCCAATATCGACAGCGGTCTTTCAGCAGAGGCTGCGGTGGAAAAGGAGCAATCCGCCGCCCGCGCGCGCATGGGCCAGGTGACGGATGCCTATCTGCGCGAGCGCCTGCATGATCTTGATGACCTCTCGAACCGGCTGTTGCGGATCCTGACCGGGCAGGGCAACGAGACTGGCGCGGACATGCCCGCCGATCCCATTCTGATCGCCCGCAACATCGGCCCCGCAGAGTTGCTCGATTATGGCCGCACCCTGAAGGGAATCGTGCTGGAGGAGGGATCGGTCGGGTCTCATGCCGCGATTGTGGCGCGGGCGTTGGCGATTCCGCTGGTGATCCATGCCAATCGCATCACGACCGAGGCCCTGAACGGCGATCCGATCCTTGTCGATGGTGATCAGGGCATCGTGCATCTGCGCCCCGACGATACGGTCGTGTCGGCCTTTCGCGACAAGATGGCGATGCAGGCCGAGGCGCAGCAGCGCTATGCCTCGATCCGTGACAAACCCGCCGAAACGCTCTGCGGTCAGCGCATCAAGCTCAAGATGAACGCGGGGCTTATGGCCGACCTGCCCAGCCTTGTCGGCTCGGGGGCAGAGGGGGTGGGGCTGTTTCGCACCGAATTGCAGTTCCTGATCCGCAACCACATGCCCAAACGGGCCGAATTATCAGAGCTTTATGCGCGGGTGATGGATGCCGCCGGGGAGCAGCGCGTGGTGTTCCGCACGCTTGATATCGGTTCGGACAAGGTGCTGCCCTATATGAAGCCCAATGACGAACCCAACCCGGCGATGGGCTGGCGCGCGATCCGGGTGGGGTTGGACAAGCCGGGGGTGATGCGGATGCAGCTTCAGGCGCTCATTCGCGCCGCCAAGGGGCGACCGCTGACCATCATGTTCCCCTTTGTGGCACAACGCGACGAGTTCACCGCCGCCCGCGCCGAGATGGACAAGGCCCTAGAGCGCGAGCGTATTCTGGGCCATCCGATCCCTGCGCAGATCGAAGTGGGCGCGATGCTGGAAACCCCATCGCTGGCTTTTGCGCCGGATGACTTTTATTCAGAGGTGGATTTCATCTCGGTGGGTGGCAATGACCTCAAGCAGTTTTTCTTTGCCGCTGATCGTGAAAACGAGCGCGTGCGCCGTCGTTATGACACGCTCAACATCAGCTTTCTCAATTTCCTTGAGGGGATTGTCTATCGGTGTGCCACGCTTGGAACGCCGCTGAGTTTCTGTGGCGAAGATGCGGGCCGCCCGATCGAGGCCGCGTGCCTTGCCGCCATCGGGTTTCGCACGCTCTCGATGCGCCCCGCCTCTATCGGCCCGGTCAAGAGCCTGTTGCGGCGGATCGACCTTGGACAGTTGCGCGAGCTGATCCATGCAGAGCGCGCGCGCGGTGCGCAGACCGTGCGCCCGGCGGTGATGGATTATCTGCGCGACCAGATGTGA
- the metF gene encoding methylenetetrahydrofolate reductase [NAD(P)H], translating into MTTPRISFEFFPPKTLEASFRLWETIHALAPLDPRFVSVTYGAGGTTRELTREAVGTLHKATGLNVAAHLTCVDASRAETLEIADQFAAAGVSEIVALRGDPPKGSNGFVQHPDGFANSCELISALADTGKFTIRVGAYPEKHPEAADQRADIDWLKRKIDAGASEAITQFFFEAETFFRFRDACAAAGINAPIIPGILPIENWVGARKFALSCGTQVPAWLDEAFDKAIRDNRHDLLATALATELCSDLLDGGVEDLHFYTLNRPELTRDVCHALGVTPKVTLRDVA; encoded by the coding sequence ATGACAACGCCGCGTATCTCTTTTGAATTTTTCCCGCCCAAGACGCTTGAGGCCTCGTTTCGCCTGTGGGAGACGATCCACGCGCTTGCGCCGCTCGACCCACGGTTTGTGTCCGTGACCTATGGCGCGGGCGGCACCACCCGCGAATTGACCCGCGAGGCGGTGGGCACCTTGCACAAGGCCACCGGCCTGAATGTGGCGGCGCACCTGACCTGCGTCGATGCCAGCCGCGCCGAGACGCTGGAGATTGCCGACCAATTCGCCGCAGCTGGCGTGTCTGAGATTGTCGCCCTGCGCGGCGACCCGCCCAAGGGATCGAACGGGTTTGTTCAGCACCCGGATGGGTTCGCCAATAGCTGCGAGCTGATTTCCGCACTGGCCGATACCGGCAAGTTCACCATCCGTGTTGGTGCCTACCCCGAGAAGCACCCCGAAGCGGCCGATCAACGCGCCGATATCGACTGGCTCAAGCGCAAGATTGACGCGGGCGCATCCGAGGCGATCACGCAGTTCTTCTTTGAGGCAGAGACCTTTTTCCGCTTCCGCGATGCCTGTGCGGCGGCAGGGATCAACGCGCCGATCATCCCCGGCATTCTGCCGATTGAAAACTGGGTCGGCGCGCGCAAATTCGCACTGTCCTGCGGCACGCAGGTTCCTGCGTGGCTGGATGAGGCGTTTGACAAGGCCATTCGCGACAACCGGCATGACCTGCTGGCAACCGCACTGGCCACGGAACTGTGCAGTGACCTGCTGGATGGTGGGGTCGAAGACCTGCATTTCTACACGCTCAATCGCCCGGAACTGACGCGCGATGTGTGCCATGCCTTGGGTGTCACACCCAAAGTGACGCTGCGCGACGTCGCCTGA
- the pcaD gene encoding 3-oxoadipate enol-lactonase, whose product MMFDTGDVTLHYLDEGDPEGAPIVFAHALGTGTFLWDAVVPLLPPGLRIIRYDARGHGQSSTPPAPYSMGALIRDAERLLDHLQVREAMFVGLSIGGMVAQGLAVKRPDLIRALVLSNTGAKIGTPTLWAERIATARRAGGMAELARGSCERWFTRSYLKENRHLPWFERLCQHDPEGYAGCAAAISGTDFYTPTSGLRLPTLGIAGAEDGSTPPDLVRETVDLIPGSKFELMRRTGHVPPVDQPQEYARLLSEFLRATGHIGHA is encoded by the coding sequence ATGATGTTTGATACAGGCGATGTGACCCTGCATTACCTCGACGAAGGCGACCCCGAGGGCGCGCCCATCGTCTTTGCCCATGCGCTTGGCACCGGCACGTTTCTCTGGGATGCGGTGGTGCCGCTGTTGCCGCCCGGCCTGCGGATCATCCGCTATGATGCGCGCGGGCATGGGCAATCCTCGACCCCGCCTGCCCCCTATTCCATGGGCGCGCTCATCCGCGATGCCGAGCGATTGCTGGATCACTTGCAGGTGCGTGAGGCGATGTTTGTCGGCCTTTCGATTGGCGGGATGGTGGCGCAGGGGCTGGCGGTAAAGCGCCCCGACCTCATTCGGGCGCTGGTGCTGTCCAATACCGGGGCCAAGATCGGCACGCCCACGCTTTGGGCCGAGCGGATCGCCACCGCACGCCGCGCGGGCGGCATGGCAGAGCTGGCGCGCGGATCGTGTGAACGGTGGTTCACGCGCAGCTATCTTAAGGAAAACAGGCACTTGCCATGGTTTGAGCGGCTTTGCCAGCATGATCCAGAGGGCTATGCCGGCTGTGCCGCTGCCATTTCCGGCACGGATTTCTACACGCCTACCTCTGGCCTGCGCCTGCCCACGCTGGGCATTGCGGGGGCCGAGGATGGCTCGACCCCGCCCGATCTTGTGCGCGAGACGGTGGACCTAATCCCCGGCTCAAAGTTCGAGCTGATGCGCCGCACCGGGCATGTGCCCCCGGTGGATCAGCCGCAAGAATACGCGCGGCTGCTGTCAGAGTTTCTGCGCGCCACGGGGCATATCGGCCACGCCTGA
- a CDS encoding alpha/beta fold hydrolase, with amino-acid sequence MGRFSTSDGVSLYYSDEGAGAPILCLAGLTRNSADFSFVAPHLAGYRVICMDYRGRGQSDHAPDFMSYNILREGQDAIELMDHLGLERVILIGTSRGGLIAMALAYGQPARLRGVVLNDIGPEVAPIGIERIMDYVGNEPAQADLEQCAAALAHVHAAGFPGVPLSRWRQQAEFMFYEKPGGGLGLRYDARLRDALVGQAGAGEAVDLWQLFDALRDIPTAAIRGANSDLLSLETFEKMQARHPALITATVPDRGHVPFLDEPQSLGAIRALLDLTK; translated from the coding sequence ATGGGGCGGTTTAGCACCTCGGACGGCGTGTCGCTCTATTACTCTGATGAGGGGGCGGGCGCGCCGATCCTGTGCCTTGCGGGGCTGACGCGCAACAGCGCCGATTTCAGCTTTGTCGCGCCGCATCTGGCGGGCTACCGCGTGATTTGCATGGATTATCGCGGGCGCGGGCAATCGGATCATGCGCCCGATTTCATGTCTTACAACATCCTGCGCGAAGGGCAGGATGCGATTGAACTGATGGACCATCTGGGGTTGGAGCGCGTGATACTGATCGGCACATCGCGCGGCGGGCTGATCGCCATGGCGCTGGCCTATGGGCAGCCTGCACGCCTGCGCGGTGTCGTGCTCAATGACATCGGGCCAGAGGTGGCCCCCATCGGGATCGAGCGGATCATGGATTACGTGGGCAATGAGCCGGCGCAGGCCGATCTGGAGCAGTGCGCCGCCGCGCTTGCCCATGTCCATGCCGCTGGCTTTCCCGGTGTGCCGCTTAGTCGCTGGCGGCAACAGGCAGAGTTCATGTTCTATGAGAAACCGGGCGGCGGGCTTGGCCTGCGCTATGACGCGCGGCTGCGCGATGCGCTGGTGGGGCAAGCGGGGGCGGGCGAAGCAGTGGACCTGTGGCAACTTTTCGACGCGCTGCGCGATATTCCCACCGCCGCGATCCGAGGGGCGAATTCCGACCTTCTGAGCCTTGAGACCTTTGAGAAAATGCAGGCGCGTCATCCCGCGCTGATCACCGCCACCGTGCCCGACCGGGGCCATGTGCCCTTTCTCGACGAACCGCAATCCCTCGGCGCAATACGCGCCCTATTGGACCTGACAAAATGA
- a CDS encoding alcohol dehydrogenase catalytic domain-containing protein, whose translation MQTITAAVCHEFGAPLVIEPVHLRAPEAGEVQVEVKAVAICHSDISYAMGGWGGTLPAVYGHEAAGIVSAVGAGVSGFALGDPVVVTLIRACGHCAPCATGRPTGCETPQDDGHGPLSTLSGGRLHQAMACGAFATSVVVHHSQIVKIPHGIDMAAASLLACGVITGVGAVINAANLRAGQDVVVIGAGGVGLNAIQGARIAGARRIVAVDMTEDKLAAAREFGATDGVLATEEKPWRSAKAAMGRGADAVLVTVGAAKAYDLAPRYLAGGGKVIMVGMPHTGAASSYEAASFAAMGQSMVGSKMGEAVIRRDIPWMVDLYGQGRLKLDELISRRWRFDQINEAIADTKSGSARRNVIVFE comes from the coding sequence ATGCAGACCATCACAGCCGCCGTATGCCATGAATTTGGCGCGCCTCTCGTGATCGAACCGGTGCATCTGCGCGCGCCCGAGGCGGGTGAGGTGCAGGTCGAGGTCAAGGCGGTGGCGATTTGCCACTCGGATATTTCCTATGCGATGGGGGGTTGGGGCGGCACCCTGCCCGCCGTTTATGGCCATGAGGCGGCGGGGATTGTGAGCGCGGTTGGCGCGGGTGTCTCCGGCTTTGCGTTGGGCGATCCGGTGGTTGTCACGCTCATTCGCGCCTGCGGGCACTGCGCGCCCTGCGCCACGGGCCGCCCAACGGGATGCGAGACGCCACAAGACGACGGGCACGGGCCGCTTTCGACGCTTTCGGGGGGGAGATTGCATCAGGCCATGGCCTGCGGGGCCTTTGCCACATCTGTTGTGGTGCATCACAGTCAGATCGTGAAAATCCCGCATGGGATCGACATGGCGGCGGCCAGCCTATTGGCCTGCGGGGTGATTACCGGCGTGGGGGCCGTGATCAATGCGGCCAATCTGCGCGCAGGGCAGGATGTGGTGGTGATTGGGGCAGGCGGTGTCGGCCTTAACGCCATTCAGGGCGCACGCATCGCGGGCGCGCGGCGGATCGTGGCGGTGGACATGACCGAGGACAAGCTGGCCGCCGCCCGTGAATTCGGCGCGACCGATGGTGTCTTGGCGACCGAGGAAAAGCCGTGGCGCAGCGCCAAGGCGGCGATGGGACGTGGGGCCGATGCGGTGCTTGTCACCGTGGGCGCGGCCAAGGCCTATGATCTGGCGCCGCGCTATCTGGCCGGGGGTGGAAAGGTGATCATGGTCGGCATGCCCCATACGGGTGCCGCCTCAAGCTATGAAGCCGCGAGTTTCGCTGCGATGGGACAATCCATGGTCGGCTCCAAGATGGGCGAGGCGGTCATTCGCCGCGATATTCCGTGGATGGTCGATCTTTATGGTCAAGGGCGGCTCAAGCTGGACGAGCTGATTTCCCGGCGCTGGCGGTTTGACCAGATCAACGAGGCCATCGCCGATACAAAATCCGGGTCGGCCCGGCGTAATGTGATTGTGTTTGAATGA
- a CDS encoding aspartate kinase: MPVLVMKFGGTSVANIDRIRRAAKRVGLEVAKGYDVIVIVSAMSGKTNELVGWVNEIAPLHDAREYDAVVSAGENVTAGLMALTLQEMDIPARSWQGWQVPLKTNSAHSAARIEEIPTENINGRFAQGMRVAVVAGFQGVSPEGRITTLGRGGSDTTAVAFAAAFDAERCDIYTDVDGVYTTDPRITSKARKLDKIAFEEMLELASLGAKVLQTRSVELAMRYNVKLRVLSSFEEPSDEAGTLVCAEEEIMESKVVSGIAYSRDEAKMTLISVADRPGIAAAIFGPLSEAGVNVDMIIQNIAEEGRTDMTFSCPTDQVIRAEKALREAKERGDINYHDLVADTNVAKISAVGIGMRSQSGVAAKMFKTLSDEGINIKVIATSEIKISVLIDRKYMELAVQALHDAFELDKAA; the protein is encoded by the coding sequence ATGCCCGTTCTCGTGATGAAATTCGGCGGCACATCGGTCGCCAATATCGACCGCATCCGCCGCGCCGCCAAGCGTGTGGGCCTTGAGGTGGCCAAGGGCTATGACGTGATCGTCATCGTCTCGGCCATGTCGGGCAAGACCAACGAACTGGTTGGCTGGGTCAATGAAATCGCGCCCTTACATGATGCGCGCGAATATGACGCCGTGGTCAGCGCGGGCGAGAATGTGACGGCGGGGCTGATGGCGCTTACGTTGCAGGAAATGGACATCCCGGCGCGCAGTTGGCAGGGCTGGCAGGTGCCGCTCAAGACCAATTCTGCGCATTCTGCCGCCCGGATCGAGGAAATCCCAACCGAGAACATCAATGGCCGCTTTGCCCAAGGCATGCGCGTGGCCGTTGTGGCGGGCTTTCAAGGGGTTTCGCCCGAGGGCCGCATCACCACGCTGGGCCGTGGCGGATCGGACACCACCGCCGTGGCCTTTGCCGCCGCCTTTGATGCGGAACGCTGCGATATCTACACCGATGTGGACGGGGTCTATACCACCGATCCGCGCATCACCTCCAAGGCGCGCAAGCTTGATAAGATCGCGTTTGAGGAAATGTTGGAACTGGCCTCGCTGGGGGCCAAGGTGCTGCAAACCCGTTCCGTGGAACTGGCGATGCGGTATAATGTGAAACTGCGGGTGCTCAGCAGTTTCGAGGAACCATCTGATGAGGCCGGCACGCTGGTCTGCGCCGAGGAGGAAATCATGGAATCAAAGGTTGTCAGCGGCATCGCCTATTCCCGCGACGAGGCGAAAATGACCCTCATTTCGGTGGCGGACCGCCCCGGCATCGCGGCCGCCATCTTTGGGCCCCTGTCCGAGGCGGGCGTGAATGTCGATATGATCATCCAGAATATCGCCGAAGAAGGCCGCACGGATATGACCTTTTCGTGCCCCACGGATCAGGTGATCCGCGCCGAGAAGGCGCTACGCGAGGCCAAGGAACGCGGCGACATCAACTATCACGACCTTGTGGCCGATACCAATGTGGCCAAGATTTCGGCAGTGGGCATCGGCATGCGCAGCCAATCGGGTGTTGCCGCCAAGATGTTCAAGACGCTGAGCGATGAAGGAATCAACATCAAGGTGATTGCAACCTCCGAGATCAAGATTTCCGTGCTGATCGACCGGAAATACATGGAACTCGCGGTGCAGGCACTGCATGATGCGTTCGAGTTGGACAAAGCGGCCTGA
- a CDS encoding threonine ammonia-lyase: MTDITMIRAAATRLAGHARRTPLLSSPFLDEIAGRRVFVKPECLQHTGSFKYRGARSAVSALDEGTRARGVIAFSSGNHAQGVALAARQFGVPSVIIMPGDAPRMKIDNTRALGAEVVLYDRATEDRDAIGAALSSERGLTLIKPFDEPQVIAGQGTIGLEIAEDAAAMGITRADVLVCCGGGGLTSGIALSLEADAPGLRARPCEPEGFDDVARSLASGEIKRNARTAGSLCDAIITPQPGNITFPIMQRLCGPGLVVSEDEALHAVALAFSRLKLVAEPGGAVALAAALFRADQIEGEAVFVTISGGNVDADVFCDALSRFAV, from the coding sequence ATGACCGACATCACGATGATCCGCGCCGCTGCCACCCGTCTGGCGGGCCATGCAAGGCGCACGCCGCTGCTCTCTTCGCCCTTTCTGGACGAGATCGCGGGACGGCGCGTGTTCGTGAAACCCGAATGCCTGCAACATACCGGCAGTTTCAAGTATCGCGGCGCGCGCTCGGCTGTGTCGGCGCTGGATGAGGGCACCCGTGCGCGGGGCGTGATCGCCTTTTCCAGCGGCAACCATGCGCAGGGTGTGGCGCTGGCGGCGCGGCAGTTCGGGGTGCCCAGTGTCATCATCATGCCCGGCGACGCGCCGCGCATGAAAATCGACAACACCCGCGCGCTGGGGGCCGAGGTAGTGCTTTATGACCGTGCGACCGAAGATCGAGACGCCATCGGCGCGGCGCTGAGTTCTGAGCGCGGGCTGACCCTGATCAAACCCTTTGACGAGCCACAGGTGATCGCAGGCCAAGGCACCATCGGGCTGGAGATTGCCGAGGATGCGGCGGCCATGGGCATTACCCGCGCCGATGTGCTGGTTTGCTGCGGCGGTGGCGGTCTGACCTCGGGGATCGCCCTTTCGCTTGAGGCGGACGCGCCGGGGCTGCGCGCGCGCCCTTGTGAGCCGGAAGGCTTTGATGACGTCGCCCGTTCGCTGGCATCGGGCGAGATCAAGCGTAACGCCCGCACCGCGGGCAGTCTCTGCGATGCCATCATCACGCCGCAGCCGGGGAACATCACCTTTCCGATCATGCAGCGGCTGTGCGGTCCGGGATTGGTGGTGAGCGAGGATGAGGCGCTGCACGCGGTGGCGCTGGCCTTTTCCCGGCTTAAACTGGTGGCAGAACCGGGCGGTGCCGTGGCGCTGGCGGCCGCCCTTTTTCGGGCCGATCAGATCGAGGGCGAGGCGGTTTTCGTCACCATTTCTGGCGGCAATGTCGATGCGGATGTATTCTGCGATGCGCTGTCCCGCTTTGCTGTCTGA
- a CDS encoding PaaI family thioesterase: MPSYHATSLDELPDLAAILARTGLGFIEDMIAGRLPCPPIGATLGFRPIEARQGHVVFEGAAQFDATNPMRGVHGGWYGAILDSCMGCAVMTALERGETYTTLEYKVNITRALPLDVPVQAIGSLEHKGRSTAVARGELRGLSDGRLYATGSTTCLVMRPDGA, translated from the coding sequence ATGCCGTCATACCACGCCACATCGCTGGACGAATTGCCGGACCTCGCGGCCATTTTGGCCCGAACGGGGCTGGGGTTCATCGAGGATATGATCGCAGGCCGCTTGCCCTGCCCGCCGATTGGGGCGACGCTGGGCTTTCGGCCGATTGAGGCGCGGCAGGGTCATGTGGTGTTCGAGGGGGCAGCACAGTTTGACGCCACCAACCCGATGCGCGGCGTGCATGGTGGCTGGTATGGGGCCATTCTTGACAGTTGCATGGGCTGCGCGGTGATGACGGCGCTCGAGCGTGGCGAGACCTACACAACCCTGGAATACAAGGTGAATATCACCCGCGCCCTGCCGCTTGATGTGCCGGTTCAGGCGATTGGCTCGCTTGAACACAAGGGCCGCTCGACCGCCGTGGCGCGCGGCGAATTGCGCGGGCTGAGCGACGGGCGGCTCTATGCCACCGGATCGACCACCTGTTTGGTGATGCGTCCCGACGGCGCATAG
- a CDS encoding mandelate racemase/muconate lactonizing enzyme family protein has product MKLRDLDIIVTAPPAPGWGGRYWILVKLTTDDGITGWGECYAASVGPEAMRAVIEDVFARHMEGENPENIELMFRRVYSSGFTQRPDLTAIGAFSGLEIACWDILGKARGRPVWALLGGKMNPRIRAYTYLYPLPHHPITPFWTSADMAAESAADCVARGYTAVKFDPAGPYTLRGGHMPAMTDISLSVEFCRKIRAAVGDKADLLFGTHGQFTTAGAIRLGQAIEPYSPLWYEEPVPPDNVGAMAQVARAVRIPVATGERLTTKAEFAPVLREGAAAILQPALGRAGGIWEMKKVAAMAEVYNAQMAPHLYAGPVEWAANVHFAASIPNILMCESIETPFHDALIKGGIRVEGGYITPPEAPGLGIEVDEALARANPYHGTGLHLEMQEAPCDYTNGNSFAGGAPHEEG; this is encoded by the coding sequence ATGAAGCTCAGAGACCTCGATATCATCGTGACCGCACCACCCGCGCCCGGCTGGGGTGGGCGCTATTGGATTTTGGTCAAGCTGACCACGGATGACGGGATCACCGGCTGGGGCGAATGCTATGCCGCGAGCGTCGGGCCTGAGGCCATGCGCGCGGTGATCGAGGATGTGTTTGCCCGCCATATGGAAGGCGAGAACCCCGAGAATATCGAGCTGATGTTCCGCCGCGTCTATTCCTCGGGCTTTACCCAACGCCCGGACCTGACGGCCATCGGGGCCTTTTCGGGGCTGGAGATTGCCTGTTGGGATATTCTGGGCAAGGCGAGGGGGCGGCCTGTCTGGGCGCTTTTGGGCGGCAAGATGAACCCGCGCATTCGCGCCTATACCTATCTTTATCCCCTGCCCCATCATCCGATCACACCATTCTGGACCTCGGCCGATATGGCCGCCGAAAGTGCGGCGGATTGCGTGGCGCGCGGTTATACGGCAGTCAAGTTCGATCCCGCAGGCCCCTATACGCTGCGCGGCGGGCATATGCCTGCGATGACGGATATATCCCTGTCGGTCGAGTTTTGCCGCAAAATCCGGGCGGCGGTGGGCGACAAGGCCGATCTGCTTTTTGGCACCCATGGGCAATTCACGACCGCAGGCGCGATCCGTCTGGGCCAAGCCATCGAGCCTTATTCGCCGCTCTGGTATGAAGAGCCGGTGCCGCCCGACAATGTGGGTGCAATGGCACAGGTGGCGCGCGCGGTGCGCATCCCCGTGGCGACAGGCGAGCGTTTGACCACCAAGGCCGAGTTTGCGCCTGTGCTGCGCGAGGGCGCGGCGGCGATCCTGCAACCGGCCTTGGGCCGTGCAGGCGGCATCTGGGAGATGAAGAAAGTGGCCGCCATGGCCGAGGTCTATAACGCGCAAATGGCACCGCATCTTTATGCCGGGCCGGTGGAATGGGCGGCGAATGTGCATTTTGCCGCGTCCATTCCCAATATCCTGATGTGCGAGAGCATCGAAACCCCGTTCCATGATGCGCTGATCAAGGGCGGCATCCGGGTTGAAGGTGGTTATATCACCCCGCCAGAGGCCCCCGGTCTGGGGATCGAGGTGGATGAGGCGCTGGCGCGCGCCAACCCCTATCACGGCACCGGCCTGCATCTGGAGATGCAGGAAGCCCCCTGCGACTATACCAACGGCAACAGCTTTGCCGGGGGGGCGCCGCACGAAGAGGGCTGA